A part of Saliniradius amylolyticus genomic DNA contains:
- the lpxL gene encoding LpxL/LpxP family Kdo(2)-lipid IV(A) lauroyl/palmitoleoyl acyltransferase, translating into MHIQQPQFQLAFLHPRYWGTWFSVALLYGISWLPYPLQMGMGKGIGRLFFRLLKSRRKVAERNLELAFPNMTETERQRLLRANFDNAGMALFEAGMGWWWPQWRLRKHGKITGLEHIQRIQKQGKGILAIAIHNMNIELNCTILGLQQPSVVFYRMHNNPLMEYFQFRGRSRANKYMIHKKGVREMIQALNDGEVCAYLPDQDYGPRRCEFVPFFGVKKTATTTGTLLFAKQADCETVFLLPLRTDKGYEIRVLPGLENFPSGDDRADLIRLNGQIEKMVLEAPEQYLWMHKRFKTRPPEEPQSLYQ; encoded by the coding sequence TTGCATATACAACAACCCCAATTCCAACTGGCTTTTCTGCACCCCAGATACTGGGGAACCTGGTTTAGCGTCGCCCTGCTATACGGTATCTCCTGGCTGCCCTATCCTCTTCAGATGGGAATGGGCAAAGGCATTGGCAGGCTGTTTTTCCGTCTGCTGAAGTCCCGTCGTAAGGTGGCTGAGCGAAATCTGGAACTGGCTTTCCCGAATATGACAGAGACTGAGCGCCAGCGTCTGCTCAGAGCCAATTTCGACAATGCCGGCATGGCACTGTTTGAGGCTGGTATGGGTTGGTGGTGGCCACAGTGGCGACTGAGGAAACACGGCAAGATCACCGGTCTGGAGCATATTCAGCGTATCCAAAAACAAGGCAAGGGAATACTCGCGATCGCCATTCATAATATGAATATCGAGCTAAACTGCACCATCCTTGGCCTTCAGCAACCTTCGGTGGTGTTTTATCGCATGCACAACAACCCGTTGATGGAGTACTTTCAGTTCCGGGGCCGCTCCCGCGCCAACAAATACATGATTCATAAGAAAGGCGTGCGGGAGATGATCCAGGCCCTGAATGACGGCGAAGTCTGTGCCTACCTGCCGGATCAGGACTATGGACCTCGTCGCTGTGAATTTGTGCCCTTCTTTGGGGTCAAAAAAACCGCCACCACTACCGGCACCTTACTCTTTGCCAAACAGGCCGATTGTGAGACAGTATTTCTGCTGCCGTTACGCACCGATAAAGGTTATGAAATCCGGGTGTTACCAGGGTTGGAAAACTTTCCATCTGGCGATGACAGGGCCGACCTGATACGCCTGAACGGCCAAATAGAAAAGATGGTTCTGGAAGCCCCAGAACAGTATTTGTGGATGCACAAGAGATTTAAGACTCGGCCTCCTGAAGAGCCACAGTCTTTGTATCAGTAA
- a CDS encoding toxin co-regulated pilus biosynthesis Q family protein — MGSKNNASSKFWLKQLMIIAAVIAVALAFIVLQDLFAPSHNRVNKDPAAGFSEFYSNYRSEGANRDDSLPSDFVLEVETEEVPLGDRLMEMESQAMPVSEDWEGELRYRTFKAGMTLREALAAHAQEEGMQVIWELPKDFVIKDHFQMEGSILEAVNKVAKAINTNFSGEVRGYFCPAQRSLVLTNQYNSYLRQNCQPTDNN, encoded by the coding sequence ATGGGTAGTAAGAATAACGCCTCCAGTAAATTTTGGTTAAAACAGCTGATGATTATCGCCGCGGTGATTGCAGTGGCCCTGGCCTTTATTGTGTTGCAGGATCTGTTCGCGCCGTCTCACAACCGAGTGAATAAAGACCCTGCCGCTGGCTTTAGCGAGTTTTATTCCAACTATCGTTCCGAAGGTGCCAATCGGGATGACAGCCTACCCAGCGATTTTGTACTCGAGGTCGAAACCGAAGAAGTACCGCTCGGTGACCGCCTGATGGAAATGGAGAGTCAAGCCATGCCCGTTTCCGAAGATTGGGAAGGCGAGCTCAGATATCGTACCTTTAAGGCGGGCATGACTCTAAGAGAAGCACTTGCCGCACACGCTCAGGAAGAAGGCATGCAGGTAATTTGGGAGCTGCCTAAGGACTTTGTAATAAAAGACCACTTCCAAATGGAAGGCAGTATTCTGGAAGCGGTCAATAAGGTGGCCAAGGCCATTAATACCAATTTTAGCGGCGAAGTGCGCGGCTATTTTTGTCCCGCGCAGCGCTCACTGGTACTGACTAACCAGTACAACAGCTATTTACGACAAAATTGCCAGCCCACCGACAACAACTAG
- the glnE gene encoding bifunctional [glutamate--ammonia ligase]-adenylyl-L-tyrosine phosphorylase/[glutamate--ammonia-ligase] adenylyltransferase, translating to MSQNHALPPPLAKTADKYWQRLREQDTAPEELEKHQTWLWPVLGLSDFVCRALTQYPQWINWLANERHTAVRYREHLKAQLQEVTSEDELMPVLRRYRQQQMLRLAVLDLRNEQDIDTSLKQVSELADALINEAYQWLYHKLGERFGTPMYEGQAQPMLILGMGKLGGHELNFSSDIDLIFCYPELGETEGGKKCIENQVFFTKLGQKLINALNQITVDGQVFRVDMRLRPFGDSGPLVMHFAALEDYYQEQGREWERYAMVKARVINPDKVYAAQLQQILRPFVYRRYIDYSAIDALRNMKRLIRKEVRRRSLTDNIKLGAGGIREVEFIAQTFQLIRGGREQALQTPNLYQVLAALRELEVLPEQELTDLETDYRFLRKVEHCLQQFDDQQTQALPEDEHDQARLAWVMEEESYDQLYRRIGDAMERIHDYFNGLIGEDEEHQEPEAHSDWQDLWELSLTDEEALALLSQNLSEAVAEELWQQLKTFATEQEQRSMGKRGRETLDKLMPLLLQLTFENQPEHSGELLGRLLMVVQAVSRRTTYLELLRENKGALEQLIRLCHASPWIAEQIRSFPILLDELLNPQQLYELNQPGEYEDELRRYMLRIPEDDLEAQMEALRQFKLSQQLKVAAADVTGVLPVMRVSDHLTNLAEAVVREVVHLAWLQMEQKYGRPQGIEPTETGLGVIAYGKMGGIELGYGSDLDLVFIHNCDSHGDTDGPKAIDSKQFYIKLAQRIMHLFTTKTASGDLYDIDLRLRPAGQSGLLVCHIGGFEEYQFNDAWTWEHQALTRSRFIFGDREVRDEFQRIRQAVLCCPRDWLTLREDVAGMREKMRRHLTRQGEGFDLKQDPGGIADIEFLVQYWVLQESHHHPKLCDYSDNVRLLETLAQSGVIDSDTATMLTEAYLAYRNAGHHYTLARLPSVDDQHRFDQQRQQVRRVWQQVFPDFMPDSAN from the coding sequence ATGTCCCAAAATCACGCCTTACCCCCCCCTCTCGCCAAAACGGCGGATAAATATTGGCAACGTCTGCGAGAACAGGATACTGCGCCAGAGGAACTGGAGAAGCATCAGACCTGGCTCTGGCCGGTACTGGGGCTGAGTGACTTTGTTTGTCGTGCCCTGACTCAGTATCCTCAGTGGATCAACTGGTTGGCCAACGAGCGCCATACTGCCGTGCGCTATCGCGAGCATCTCAAAGCGCAGTTACAGGAGGTAACCTCCGAAGATGAACTGATGCCGGTTCTGCGTCGCTACCGTCAGCAGCAGATGTTGCGACTGGCGGTATTGGATCTTCGCAATGAGCAGGATATCGACACATCGTTAAAGCAGGTGTCCGAGTTGGCGGATGCACTGATTAACGAAGCTTACCAATGGCTGTATCACAAACTCGGTGAACGTTTTGGTACGCCGATGTACGAAGGTCAGGCGCAGCCAATGTTGATTCTGGGGATGGGCAAACTGGGGGGCCACGAGCTGAATTTTTCCTCCGATATCGATCTTATCTTCTGCTACCCAGAGTTGGGCGAAACTGAGGGCGGTAAAAAGTGTATCGAAAATCAGGTGTTCTTTACCAAGCTGGGACAAAAGCTCATCAATGCTCTGAATCAGATCACCGTCGACGGCCAGGTATTCCGGGTGGACATGCGCCTCAGGCCTTTTGGCGATAGCGGCCCACTGGTGATGCATTTTGCAGCACTCGAGGATTACTATCAGGAGCAAGGGCGAGAGTGGGAGCGCTATGCCATGGTCAAAGCCAGGGTGATCAATCCGGACAAGGTTTATGCAGCTCAGTTACAGCAGATCCTGCGCCCCTTCGTATATCGCCGTTACATTGACTACAGTGCCATCGACGCCTTACGTAATATGAAACGTCTGATCCGCAAGGAAGTGCGCCGCCGCAGCCTCACCGACAATATCAAGCTGGGTGCAGGCGGTATTCGTGAGGTGGAGTTTATTGCTCAGACTTTTCAGTTGATTCGCGGTGGCCGCGAGCAGGCACTACAAACGCCCAATCTTTATCAGGTGTTGGCCGCGCTCAGAGAGCTGGAAGTGTTGCCGGAACAGGAACTGACGGATCTTGAAACGGACTATCGCTTTTTGCGCAAGGTAGAACACTGTTTGCAGCAGTTTGACGACCAGCAAACTCAGGCCTTGCCGGAAGACGAACATGACCAGGCCAGGTTGGCGTGGGTGATGGAAGAGGAAAGTTATGACCAGTTGTACCGCCGCATCGGCGACGCGATGGAACGGATCCATGATTATTTCAACGGTCTGATAGGAGAAGATGAAGAGCATCAGGAGCCGGAGGCGCACAGCGACTGGCAGGATCTTTGGGAACTGTCACTGACCGACGAGGAAGCGCTGGCCCTGCTCAGCCAGAATTTGTCCGAGGCAGTGGCAGAGGAGCTCTGGCAACAGCTTAAGACCTTTGCCACTGAGCAGGAGCAGCGTTCCATGGGTAAGCGGGGCAGGGAAACTCTGGATAAGCTGATGCCGCTGCTGTTACAGCTGACCTTTGAAAACCAGCCAGAGCATAGTGGGGAATTATTAGGCCGACTGCTGATGGTGGTCCAGGCGGTCAGCCGCCGCACCACCTATCTGGAATTGTTGCGCGAGAATAAAGGGGCGCTGGAACAGTTGATTCGACTGTGTCATGCCAGTCCCTGGATTGCTGAGCAGATTCGTAGCTTTCCTATTTTATTGGATGAGTTACTCAACCCACAGCAGCTTTATGAGTTAAATCAGCCCGGTGAATACGAAGATGAGCTACGCCGCTATATGCTGCGCATTCCCGAGGACGATCTTGAAGCGCAGATGGAAGCCCTGCGTCAGTTTAAACTTAGCCAGCAACTTAAGGTGGCGGCGGCCGATGTTACCGGTGTGTTACCGGTGATGCGGGTCAGCGACCATCTGACCAACTTGGCCGAAGCGGTAGTTCGGGAAGTGGTGCATCTGGCCTGGCTACAAATGGAACAAAAATACGGCCGCCCTCAGGGGATAGAGCCAACAGAAACCGGATTGGGTGTTATTGCCTACGGGAAAATGGGCGGCATTGAGCTGGGCTATGGCTCAGACCTGGATCTGGTGTTTATCCACAATTGCGATAGCCACGGCGATACAGATGGGCCCAAGGCTATTGATTCTAAGCAGTTTTATATCAAGTTGGCGCAAAGGATTATGCACCTGTTTACCACTAAGACGGCGTCGGGCGATCTGTATGATATCGACCTCAGGCTCAGGCCCGCTGGACAATCCGGGCTGTTGGTCTGTCATATCGGCGGTTTCGAGGAGTATCAATTTAATGATGCCTGGACCTGGGAGCATCAGGCGTTGACCCGTAGCCGTTTTATTTTTGGTGACCGCGAGGTGCGTGATGAATTCCAGCGCATTCGTCAGGCCGTGCTCTGTTGCCCCCGGGACTGGCTGACATTGAGAGAGGATGTGGCTGGCATGCGGGAGAAGATGCGCCGTCACCTGACTCGCCAGGGTGAGGGGTTTGACCTGAAGCAGGATCCGGGAGGCATCGCCGATATCGAATTTTTAGTGCAATACTGGGTGTTGCAGGAAAGTCATCACCACCCCAAACTGTGTGACTATTCAGATAACGTACGTTTGCTGGAAACCCTGGCACAGAGCGGGGTAATTGACAGCGATACGGCCACCATGCTGACCGAGGCCTATCTTGCCTATCGTAATGCGGGTCATCATTACACATTGGCGCGCTTACCTTCGGTAGACGACCAGCATCGGTTCGATCAACAACGGCAGCAAGTTCGGCGTGTCTGGCAGCAGGTGTTTCCCGATTTTATGCCGGACTCAGCAAACTAG
- a CDS encoding DUF350 domain-containing protein, giving the protein MNLEQLRSMLDHQTLLYLGLDVVIAIALLALMRWAYELWSSIDSDDQLAGKDNFAYGISIAGSLLALSIVLWSAAERASGDDYLSRAMQMLVYGLVGFVLIKVGRWAHDRLILNRFNKRDEILKKNISVALVDAASSLATALIIRSVLLWSEGFNINSGIAIITGFVIALAVMLVTTRLMERRFARDNQNDSMQDTLVLGQLALAVQHGGYLIGTAFAATAASHMLTYQGQAYITNLLVWLGVGVLFTLLTVMLSRLTKAFILRGIDCAKEVDHQHNVGVASIDASLTIGMALILSGLIA; this is encoded by the coding sequence ATGAATTTAGAGCAGTTACGCTCAATGCTGGATCACCAGACCCTGCTGTATTTAGGGCTGGATGTAGTGATTGCCATTGCGCTGCTGGCGCTGATGCGCTGGGCTTATGAGCTATGGTCTTCCATTGATTCCGATGATCAACTCGCCGGTAAAGATAACTTTGCTTATGGCATCAGTATCGCCGGTAGCCTGTTGGCACTCAGCATCGTGCTGTGGAGCGCAGCAGAGAGAGCGTCTGGAGATGATTACCTGAGCCGGGCCATGCAGATGCTGGTCTATGGTCTGGTGGGCTTCGTGCTGATAAAAGTTGGGCGCTGGGCACACGATCGCCTGATCCTGAACCGATTTAACAAACGTGACGAAATCCTGAAGAAAAACATCAGTGTCGCCCTGGTCGACGCCGCCAGCTCTCTGGCCACGGCGCTGATCATCCGCAGTGTCTTGTTGTGGAGCGAAGGTTTTAATATCAATAGTGGCATCGCCATTATTACCGGCTTTGTGATCGCTCTGGCAGTGATGCTGGTCACCACCCGCCTGATGGAACGACGTTTTGCCCGAGATAATCAAAATGACTCCATGCAGGATACTCTGGTGCTCGGTCAGTTAGCCTTAGCCGTGCAACATGGGGGCTACTTAATTGGCACCGCCTTTGCCGCCACTGCCGCCAGTCATATGTTGACCTATCAGGGTCAGGCTTATATCACCAACCTGTTGGTCTGGCTCGGTGTTGGGGTATTGTTCACTTTACTGACGGTGATGCTGTCACGACTGACCAAAGCCTTCATTCTCAGGGGCATAGACTGCGCTAAGGAGGTGGATCATCAGCATAATGTGGGAGTCGCCAGCATTGATGCCAGTCTGACCATCGGCATGGCGCTGATTTTGAGCGGCTTGATCGCATGA
- a CDS encoding potassium channel family protein, with the protein MSHQLRPHLNPFDVGMMILSVVAVAVVVVYLLLPLSAEVKRYLLFIDTLICLLFLSHFFYHLLSSQDKKAYFKHHWIDFVASIPLIEPLRIARFLQVLRVIRLLKMTKQVVLPSLRNRIQTTLATMMVVLVLLIGAAGLAIYLLEYDIPASNIKTPEDAIWWSLVTISTVGYGDYYPVTTAGRVVSMLLILSGVSLFGVISGYIASYFITPEEKDQLAVQNQRINELQQDLKHMQQSLEQLHQKMDNLGRGRQDDS; encoded by the coding sequence ATGAGTCATCAATTACGCCCCCACCTGAACCCCTTTGACGTCGGCATGATGATCCTGTCGGTAGTAGCCGTGGCGGTTGTGGTGGTTTACCTGCTGCTCCCACTCTCGGCAGAGGTAAAGCGTTACCTGCTGTTTATCGACACGCTGATATGTTTGCTGTTTCTGAGTCATTTTTTCTATCACCTGCTGAGCAGCCAGGACAAGAAAGCCTATTTCAAACACCACTGGATAGACTTCGTCGCCAGTATTCCACTGATTGAGCCTTTGCGTATCGCCCGTTTTCTGCAAGTGTTAAGGGTGATCCGCCTGCTTAAAATGACTAAGCAGGTGGTACTCCCCTCGTTGCGAAACCGTATCCAAACCACTCTGGCTACCATGATGGTGGTGCTGGTGTTACTGATAGGTGCTGCCGGTTTGGCCATTTACTTACTGGAGTACGACATCCCGGCCTCCAATATCAAAACGCCGGAAGATGCTATCTGGTGGTCTTTGGTGACCATCTCTACCGTCGGCTATGGCGATTATTACCCAGTGACCACCGCCGGGCGCGTGGTCAGTATGCTACTGATCCTCAGTGGCGTAAGTCTGTTCGGGGTGATTTCCGGTTATATTGCGTCCTACTTTATTACACCAGAAGAGAAGGACCAGCTTGCGGTGCAAAACCAGCGCATCAACGAGCTACAGCAAGATCTCAAGCACATGCAGCAGTCGCTGGAACAGTTGCACCAGAAGATGGATAACCTCGGCCGGGGGCGTCAGGACGACAGTTGA
- a CDS encoding GIY-YIG nuclease family protein yields MSDDWYLYIVENRLGQWYTGITTDVERRIRQHSEGKGARALRGKAPLTLRFSQRVGTKSEAARLEYTVKRWAKQRKQQLVDGQTQLSS; encoded by the coding sequence ATGTCCGACGACTGGTATCTGTACATTGTCGAAAACAGGCTGGGCCAATGGTATACCGGCATTACCACGGACGTTGAAAGGCGTATTCGGCAGCACTCGGAAGGCAAAGGCGCCAGGGCGCTTAGGGGCAAGGCACCGTTAACACTGCGCTTTAGTCAACGAGTGGGAACGAAAAGCGAAGCCGCCCGACTGGAGTACACCGTTAAACGTTGGGCTAAACAACGCAAACAGCAACTGGTGGACGGGCAGACTCAACTGTCGTCCTGA
- the trhA gene encoding PAQR family membrane homeostasis protein TrhA translates to MNQDLKRPYSIKEEVLNSLSHGLGFITAIVGLVFLLLRSDSVVSVTSSAIYGGSLLLMFLTSTIYHAVTHHDLKGWLKLFDHSAIYLLIAGTYTPFMLVSVGGTLGIFGTALIWSIALAGVLFKWLARHRFPKLSVMLYLVMGWLAIAFIYPLYQSLPGGGLWLLVAGGLCFSIGVLFYVAKKYQYTHAIWHLFVVAGCSCHYFSIYYFVV, encoded by the coding sequence ATGAATCAGGATTTAAAACGTCCTTACAGCATCAAAGAGGAAGTATTGAACAGCCTGAGTCACGGGCTGGGTTTTATTACTGCGATTGTCGGCCTGGTGTTTTTATTGCTGCGCAGCGATAGCGTGGTCAGCGTGACTTCCTCGGCCATCTATGGCGGCTCTCTGCTACTGATGTTTTTAACGTCCACCATCTACCACGCCGTCACTCACCATGATCTCAAAGGCTGGTTAAAGTTATTCGATCACAGCGCCATCTATTTGCTGATTGCCGGCACTTACACCCCTTTTATGCTGGTAAGCGTCGGGGGAACTCTGGGTATTTTCGGCACGGCCCTTATCTGGAGCATCGCCTTGGCCGGTGTGCTGTTCAAATGGCTGGCCCGTCACCGCTTTCCCAAGCTGTCTGTGATGCTGTACCTGGTCATGGGGTGGCTCGCCATTGCTTTCATTTATCCCCTTTACCAGTCCCTGCCAGGCGGCGGACTCTGGCTGCTGGTCGCGGGGGGCCTCTGCTTTAGTATTGGCGTGTTATTCTACGTAGCCAAAAAATATCAGTACACTCATGCTATCTGGCACCTGTTTGTCGTCGCAGGCTGTAGCTGCCACTACTTCTCAATATACTATTTTGTGGTTTAA
- a CDS encoding DUF3081 family protein, producing MKNELDSRFVLSVFEKIRQHGVDENNVYRLEGVEAYTDMDGYTVFIEDAQVALRFGFHNQYHYEYDKSEHREQFEKKLKYINEHYD from the coding sequence ATGAAGAACGAATTAGACAGTCGATTTGTGCTGTCGGTGTTTGAGAAAATCCGCCAGCATGGGGTAGATGAGAACAACGTCTACCGTCTGGAAGGGGTGGAGGCCTATACCGATATGGACGGTTACACGGTGTTTATTGAAGATGCTCAGGTAGCTCTGCGGTTTGGTTTTCATAATCAGTATCACTACGAGTATGACAAAAGTGAACACCGTGAGCAGTTTGAGAAAAAGCTCAAATATATCAACGAGCACTACGATTAA
- a CDS encoding cryptochrome/photolyase family protein, protein MTNGFNANGAMSQLLLLLGDQLDHHHPIFQSLDTVQDTIIMAELVSETHYVPHNKLKIALIFSAMRHFADELKQRGFKVSYYPYEDTEGWCADFKQLLEKQLSEKTYQSLHLIEAGEHRLQEQFLHWQQSWSIEVKIHPASHFFFSVRQMQDWFGGRKAPRMEHFYRWARQKTGLLMQGGEPEGGQYNFDKHNREPWDANKTPPPPITFPIDSSTQNVLELVEERFADFPGQLKHFDFAVTTKQAEQALQDFIEHRLPEFGAYQDALSDKNSKLYHSLLSAYINLGQLNPMAVCQAAERAYYEGKAPLNAVEGFIRQILGWREYVRGIYWWQGKDYADRNALRATRALPDWFWSGNTQMRCLQKAIQSSLESAYAHHIQRLMVIGNFALLAGLDVKAVCQWYLAVYIDAFEWVELPNTLGMALYGDGGLLASKPYAASGRYIHKMGNHCQHCRYKPTRMTGPDACPYNALYWHFIHRHRERLEKNRRMGLMLSQWQKKSNEEQQAILDWAEHNLGTLSQL, encoded by the coding sequence ATGACAAATGGATTCAATGCCAATGGCGCCATGTCACAACTCTTATTGCTGCTGGGTGACCAACTCGATCACCACCACCCCATATTTCAGTCGCTGGACACGGTTCAGGACACCATCATTATGGCTGAGTTGGTCTCCGAAACCCATTATGTGCCACATAACAAGCTTAAGATCGCGTTAATATTTTCTGCCATGCGTCACTTTGCCGATGAGCTAAAGCAGCGCGGCTTTAAGGTCAGCTACTACCCTTACGAAGACACTGAAGGTTGGTGTGCCGATTTCAAGCAGTTACTGGAAAAGCAGCTATCGGAAAAGACGTACCAGAGCCTGCACCTGATCGAGGCGGGAGAACATCGCCTGCAAGAGCAGTTCCTGCATTGGCAGCAGTCCTGGTCCATTGAGGTAAAGATACACCCAGCGTCTCACTTCTTCTTTTCAGTCCGTCAAATGCAGGACTGGTTTGGTGGCCGAAAGGCCCCAAGGATGGAGCACTTTTACCGCTGGGCTCGCCAGAAAACCGGCTTGTTGATGCAAGGCGGTGAACCGGAAGGGGGACAGTATAATTTTGATAAACACAATCGCGAGCCCTGGGACGCCAACAAAACACCGCCACCCCCCATTACCTTTCCCATTGATAGCAGCACTCAAAACGTGCTGGAACTGGTTGAAGAGCGCTTTGCCGATTTCCCCGGCCAGCTAAAACACTTCGACTTTGCCGTCACTACCAAACAGGCGGAACAAGCACTACAAGACTTTATTGAACATCGATTGCCCGAGTTTGGCGCCTATCAGGACGCCCTGTCAGACAAGAACTCAAAGCTCTATCACAGCTTGTTATCCGCCTACATTAACCTGGGCCAGCTCAACCCGATGGCGGTCTGCCAGGCTGCGGAACGAGCCTACTACGAGGGCAAGGCTCCGCTAAATGCCGTTGAAGGTTTTATCCGCCAGATTCTGGGCTGGCGTGAATATGTTCGCGGTATTTACTGGTGGCAGGGTAAGGATTATGCCGATCGCAATGCACTGCGGGCTACACGAGCCTTGCCCGACTGGTTTTGGAGCGGCAACACACAAATGCGTTGCCTGCAAAAAGCGATTCAGTCCTCGCTGGAAAGCGCCTACGCCCATCATATTCAACGCCTGATGGTGATCGGTAACTTTGCCCTACTGGCGGGGCTGGACGTTAAAGCGGTGTGTCAGTGGTATCTGGCTGTCTATATCGACGCTTTTGAGTGGGTGGAGCTGCCCAACACCCTTGGCATGGCACTGTATGGGGACGGTGGCTTACTGGCCAGCAAACCCTACGCCGCCAGTGGTCGCTACATCCACAAGATGGGCAACCATTGTCAGCACTGCCGCTACAAGCCCACCCGGATGACCGGTCCCGACGCCTGCCCCTACAACGCCCTGTACTGGCATTTTATTCATCGACACCGCGAGCGTCTGGAGAAAAACCGGCGCATGGGGTTAATGCTCAGCCAGTGGCAAAAGAAGTCCAACGAGGAGCAACAGGCCATACTCGATTGGGCCGAGCACAATCTCGGTACACTGAGTCAGTTATGA
- a CDS encoding FAD-binding domain-containing protein translates to MTDVNLVWLKRDLRLSDHQALWHACQQGKPVVVFHLFEPEYWQLPDTSYRQWRFILQSLGSLRQAFSKNGGHLSFYQGDIIATLRKIAQHCRISGLYSHEETGNHWTYQRDTRVSHWCQQHAIPWYQYQQFAVKRGPINRDNWDSFWHRVMDVAPCPMPALRSTRLGPGASEHANASYPGNDQLAAKTAQFGGIQTGERLLESFLAERHTNYLRDVSSPSRGQQYSSRLSPYLAYGCLSLRQVVLKTRQSLLKEETKRTLQAFKSRLHWHCHFIQKLETSPEYERTAIHPDLRGIRTDNFDGDRFKAWAEGQTGIPFVDACMRYLRHTGWLPFRLRAMLTAFSSYHLWLPWQHPAQYLASLFTDYEPGIHYPQIQMQSGTTGMNPFRIYNPIKQGQRLDPDGHFIRRWLPELAHLGNSFIHQPWLCAHVSPDCYPAPIVEVSSAARLARQKLAVHYRQHVSANHTQKVIKTHASRRREGSRRAPPTQHSNQLDLF, encoded by the coding sequence ATGACCGACGTTAATCTGGTCTGGTTGAAACGGGATCTCCGACTCTCTGATCATCAAGCGCTTTGGCATGCCTGTCAGCAAGGCAAGCCAGTGGTCGTCTTCCATCTGTTTGAGCCTGAGTATTGGCAACTGCCTGATACTTCCTACCGGCAATGGAGATTTATCCTGCAAAGCCTGGGTAGCCTCAGGCAGGCGTTTAGCAAAAACGGCGGCCACTTATCATTCTACCAGGGTGATATCATCGCTACTCTCAGGAAAATCGCTCAACACTGCCGCATTAGCGGGCTCTACAGCCATGAGGAAACCGGCAACCACTGGACCTACCAACGAGATACACGGGTATCCCATTGGTGCCAGCAACATGCCATCCCCTGGTATCAGTATCAGCAGTTCGCGGTAAAGCGTGGGCCGATTAACCGGGATAACTGGGACTCGTTCTGGCACCGCGTAATGGATGTTGCCCCTTGCCCCATGCCAGCCCTGCGCTCGACCCGTCTCGGTCCGGGAGCGAGCGAACATGCCAATGCATCGTATCCCGGCAATGATCAGTTAGCCGCCAAAACGGCGCAGTTCGGTGGTATTCAAACGGGTGAGCGCTTACTGGAAAGCTTTCTGGCTGAGCGTCATACAAACTATCTGCGCGATGTATCCAGTCCCTCGCGAGGGCAGCAATACAGCTCCCGGCTCAGTCCATATCTGGCCTATGGGTGCCTGAGCCTGAGACAGGTTGTTCTCAAAACCCGGCAAAGCCTACTTAAAGAAGAGACTAAACGCACCTTGCAGGCGTTTAAGTCGCGTTTGCACTGGCATTGCCACTTTATACAGAAGCTGGAAACCTCACCGGAGTATGAGCGCACCGCAATCCATCCCGACTTACGAGGCATAAGAACTGACAATTTTGACGGTGACCGCTTTAAAGCATGGGCGGAAGGTCAAACCGGCATTCCTTTTGTTGACGCCTGTATGCGCTATTTGCGGCATACCGGCTGGCTCCCCTTCCGGTTAAGAGCCATGCTAACCGCATTTTCCAGTTACCACCTCTGGCTCCCCTGGCAACATCCTGCCCAATACCTGGCGAGTCTGTTTACCGATTATGAGCCCGGCATTCATTATCCTCAGATTCAGATGCAGTCCGGTACCACGGGGATGAATCCGTTTCGCATTTATAACCCGATTAAACAGGGGCAAAGGCTGGATCCTGATGGGCATTTCATCCGCCGTTGGCTACCTGAGCTCGCCCACCTGGGTAATTCTTTCATCCACCAACCCTGGCTTTGTGCGCATGTTTCACCAGACTGTTACCCGGCTCCGATCGTAGAGGTCAGCAGCGCTGCGCGGCTAGCCAGACAGAAGCTGGCGGTGCATTACCGCCAGCATGTGTCTGCTAACCACACTCAGAAAGTGATTAAAACTCACGCCAGTCGGCGCCGGGAAGGCTCGCGCCGCGCCCCGCCAACTCAGCATTCAAACCAACTGGACTTGTTTTAA